AGGACGGAGACACAAAGTTCTCGTGGTTGTGTCTCTGTCATTTGTGCCTGAGAGAGAGCAGCCACACTTCAGAGCTGGAAAGGATATTGCTTCAGGTACTCCGCCATGCGccggggcaggggcagctgctcCACGTCAGCCGTGCACTTGTTGATGCGCAGGCGGCAcaggtgctgcaggctgggaatgctgtcCTTGCGGCACAGCGGCCGGATCAGCTTCAGgtgcactgcagctgctgccatctccttctgcaggggagggaggggggccGGGGGCGGGTAGGGAGCCTCGCTCTTGCTCTCCGTGCTGCAGGACGTGACGTAGTGCTGGATGAGACTGAGCACGTCGGGGAAGGCCAGGATGCGGGGCTTGGACAGGTAGTTGGAGTCCAGGCGGAACCTGCTGTCAGTGTACTCGATGCGCACGTTGGTGGGCCCTCGGTTGGTCTTGACGGACAGGGTGAACAGGTAGCTGGGGTGGGTGCTGTCCCGCACCAGGAACGTGCCCTCGGGCATcttctgcaggtgctgcttGGCCTCGCTGGCAGTGATGGAACCCCAGTACCAACCTGGAGAAAGGAAGTTGTTAGGGAAAGAACATACTATAGGACTGGCAGCCCTTGAAGACAAACACATTCTGGGCCTGGGAAGCAACCAGAGCCAGAGTTGGCAAGACCTTCATTAATTAAGACCAAGTTCTGAGGGTTTCCTGCCTATGCTTGccattgctgtgctggggcttgGGATGAGGCTGGCGGCTGCTGCAACAGCTGCAGTTTACAGGAGAAAGTACAATTTGCTTTTTGCAATTCCTTCTCCCAATTCAGGTACAAAAGATAAAGCAATAAATTAGTTTATTATATAAGTTTGTAGAGACTACAGATACACTTGCGGTGTGCACCAGAGCTAGCCATGGCTGTGACAGAACCTGGCTCCTGTCTGAAATGGGATCAGGAGATTCTTGCTGGTGCTCAGATTGTGGAGTTGGGTCCCTGCACCCTTTGATCCTGTGACTTTGCAATTGAGTCTTACCAGATTCTCGCAGGTAGGAGAAGGTTTTTGCAATGCAGAGAAGGTCTTCTTCAGGGTCCCGTGTCTGAGGTGGGTTACTGTCTGGAACTGGAGCTGCAAGGGCAGGTGCAGACTCCTCCTGGAAGGCCATAACTGGGAGAGGCTGCATGATGGGCTCTGACAACTCCTCAATGCCCCTGAGTGACAGTCTCCTGAGCTTTTCCTCTGCCAGCAAAGGATGAGGTCTGAAACAAAAAGCACACTCTGCTATTTCCCTTTGCCTCCAGATCAGCTGCAGGGTCTGTTCAGTGCAGGCTACGTTGTACTACACCATGTTATGTTTTATAAACAGGTCCTCAGCACCACTGTTTGTGAGAGgcaagggaggaggaagaaacacAGCTAAAGACAAGTCCTTAGAAACAGAGATTTGGCCTCTTATAAAAGTGGTCAGTCTTACCATTTAGGATGATTTGAACCTGCTGTTTTTAGATGTTGCCTTTTAATGCATAGTTTCAGGGGCAGTAAGGTTTATAGCAACATTGCAGCTTCACTTACATGATTACAGTTATTGgagcatttctgtttctgcctgTGGGATTGTCATTTACTACAATATAATTAGAAGCAGAATTGGGAATAGCTTGGATTTTGTCCTACCCACTTTCTGTTCAAGGATGACCTGATCCTAAATGAATCTGTTAGAACTCAGAGTGAGCTGATGGTGTAGGAGAACAGTGGGAATTCTTGTTTTAGCCAAGCCTGTGCACTATACCCACCCCGCCATTCAGCAGCTGGATGGAGCAGTCAGTGTGGCTGCAATCCTTGCAGGAGGAGGCtctgccatggccaggctgcCAGAACATGTATTCCTCTGTGGCCTAAAGTGGTGTAGCTATTCAGCATCTAAATGCATTTTCACAGAGCCTAGAGTTCTCATAGGTCATGGgtgctcctcctctgcagcatgGAGATTCttaaagcaaagcagagctccaggaggaggATGGATGTCAGAGGCCAGGAAAGTCTTCATTCCAAGGCAAGCTCCTGAGCAAAAATTAGTTTCTGTCCCAGTGTGTGTAGGCTCTTtgcctctgtgtcccctgtgctgctgcatgtcCTGTGTTACATCCCCCCATCATCCCCAACACACCTGAGATGTTCTTTCAgacagttttaagaaaaaatggcAGAGAGAAATACACTCAGTCCTCAGTGTGACACCCACAGCACCACTGGAGCTGACAGTGGTGGCACAAGGTGCAGTCACCTCCCCACATCACTGATCAGAGGCAGAAGGAGACTCTGAAGTCATAAGTGCTTCCCTTTGgatcttcctccttccctgtgctctctgtgaACAGGGACACTTCAGGTACATAAATAAATGTTCATAAACTGATCTGCACCTGATCATAGCTGCACTCCACCACCTCAGACTGCTGAGACTCTAGTAGGGGACAGTGAACAAGAAGGGATGTGGGAGGAAAGTAGATTAGAGAGAACCTGAAAGCACCTTCACATCTTGTGAGAACCATGATCAGTTCCACacctctgcatttttaattaaaccatGGAGATTTGGAGTAGGTTTTGTAAAACCACTGGTAAATTTAAATCTACAGACTCCTTGCCCTTGCAATACATAGCACACCCCCTGCTGCTATTCTGTTGGTATTTAGGGAAGaacattctttctttctccatgTGTCAAATCACATTTCAGAAGCAGGATAACTACTTGGCTTTGATGGTATCTAATCTGTGTTTCTTAATTTCTATTAATGGGTAGGAAGCCAGGCTGAATAAAAGTGATTACTGGCCCTTGTCCTCACCAGGGACCCTTGGTCACAGGAGCTGCATTTTCAGGGGCTTTTGCACAACTGGATGTATTTCTATACCTGGAGATCATTGTTGGGAAAGCTCTGAGTTCTCTTTTAAATCCTCCTGGAGATACATTTATAGGTGTTGAGGGCTCCACTTTTCAAGATATTTGCATGTCTCCCTCTTAATGTCATGGTCTTCACAAATGCCTAGCTACCTGTCTCCTTGGGGAAAGGAGATTCCCAATTCTCCATTACCCCCTTTTTGCACAAGCGGGACCATAAACCAGCTGAGCTGCTTGCAGCATGGTGCAGATAACACCAAGGTCATGGATTTGATCTCCACACACGTCATTCAGTTGGACTCGAtcatccttgtgggtccctttcaactcagaacattctgtgattctgatcCTTGCCTGTGCTGAACCTAATTAC
This genomic interval from Catharus ustulatus isolate bCatUst1 chromosome 13, bCatUst1.pri.v2, whole genome shotgun sequence contains the following:
- the CISH gene encoding cytokine-inducible SH2-containing protein; translated protein: MLFPWSGSDMILCVQGPHPLLAEEKLRRLSLRGIEELSEPIMQPLPVMAFQEESAPALAAPVPDSNPPQTRDPEEDLLCIAKTFSYLRESGWYWGSITASEAKQHLQKMPEGTFLVRDSTHPSYLFTLSVKTNRGPTNVRIEYTDSRFRLDSNYLSKPRILAFPDVLSLIQHYVTSCSTESKSEAPYPPPAPLPPLQKEMAAAAVHLKLIRPLCRKDSIPSLQHLCRLRINKCTADVEQLPLPRRMAEYLKQYPFQL